In Xiphophorus maculatus strain JP 163 A chromosome 2, X_maculatus-5.0-male, whole genome shotgun sequence, one genomic interval encodes:
- the LOC102218566 gene encoding cingulin-like protein 1 isoform X2, whose product MESHRLSGSTEVQMQRGYVLQHRPAAAGSQENLFGVRVQVQGFKGQPYVVLNSSGQEIHKDVSVITHQAGYNPGVVRRSVDETQRRPNSSSGFNYQSQSEILRPYDPENNNQSLSRFRHASLSAEPTKPRIPLPAEGPADDPADLNQDLTSSSEGHNALLSPNAVDTDSIMSVGRLISQFNSSLQRGRGPRNRLDKEACRRSRSVDSSRTSSSSSSSPSASRASSLQGSRGETPAGIYPPGSARARLFGGESARTNRVEESKLSKGQQGKETVVLSKPPDERDVQQELSADPPEEATKQILFTCLKNGTADDDPTTQRKVKLLLDNISELKSKAAESVEEEEKASATGIKALQEKRAALEKEVAHLKQKLGIEIKNEMTLAKAFEKARTEKKKLQEELNKSQTELRKLREKLTEIEAELQSTKQELTQMKTERERAKAEMKDLQQQLSEMHDELDRAKKTDVINTEKEVLLQDLAQMRVDFQEMLQVKEEQEEVLHRREMELSALKGALKEEVETHDKYIAALKEEYELELEKLLVHLQQAKESNAYLGQEVAQVEEEKGAAKVQLKELIQERNNLKGKVRELSNKVEQLNQAIQEFKTTERMMEQRTKQLEREKNQVEEMLEDVRKSEEELCQSNQSLLSRLEDVQSKLTKLNHEHKDLKEKLKEERKQVEELWKMKAELEDERRMQDRAMEQLQRKMNTIMEECEASTDVLQHQVDEARERSQRELAELRRQLQEKGAELEKSRQTAKKLQEELLPLEEDLQRCHREQQEAQLRGRQLEQRVEELEQKNAAVLEDRERQAKLMEDRTRRLEEDLNDERSGSDLLMERLDKTKEQMDQMRNELLQERAARQDVECDKMSLERQNKDLKSRLSHLEGSQRTNQDSLVSKLNSRIQELEERLQGEERENNNLQQVNRKLERKVKEMKIQADEEHINLQTQMDQLTQRLKTAKRQMDEAEEEIESLEHTKKKLQRDVDEQMEANEQLHGQLNTLRNEMRRKKKSPPFMKLVEEDLNDTDDFGSD is encoded by the exons ATGGAGTCTCACAGACTCAGCGGCTCCACGGAGGTCCAGATGCAGAGGGGCTACGTGCTGCAGCACCGACCTGCAGCAGCCGGCAGCCAGGAGAACCTGTTTGGAGTGAGAGTGCAGGTTCAGGGATTCAAAGGCCAGCCTTACGTGGTCCTGAACAGTTCTGGTCAGGAGATCCACAAGGACGTGTCTGTCATAACTCACCAGGCGGGTTACAACCCCGGGGTGGTGAGAAGGTCTGTGGATGAGACGCAGCGTAGGCCAAACTCTTCTTCTGGGTTTAATTATCAGAGTCAGTCTGAGATCCTGAGGCCGTACGACCCAGAAAATAACAACCAAAGCCTCTCCAGGTTCCGACACGCATCGCTTTCTGCTGAGCCCACCAAACCCAGGATCCCACTGCCTGCCGAAGGCCCTGCAGACGACCCGGCAGATCTCAACCAAGACCTCACATCCTCCTCAGAGGGACACAACGCTCTGCTGTCCCCAAACGCCGTGGACACCGACTCCATCATGTCTGTCGGCAGATTAATAAGCCAGTTCAACAGCAGCCTGCAGAGGGGACGAGGTCCGAGGAACAGGCTGGACAAAGAGGCGTGCCGGCGCTCCCGCAGCGTAGACAGCAGCCGCACctccagctcctcttcctcgtcgCCTTCAGCCAGCAGAGCGTCTTCCCTTCAGGGCAGCAGAGGAGAAACCCCAGCTGGGATTTATCCCCCTGGATCAGCCAGGGCGCGCCTCTTCGGCGGAGAATCCGCTCGGACAAACAGAGTTGAGGAGAGCAAGCTGAGCAAGGGACAGCAAGGGAAAGAGACGGTAGTGCTGTCCAAACCGCCGGACGAAAGAGACGTACAG CAAGAGCTCTCAGCAGATCCGCCTGAAGAAGCAACAAAGCAAATACTCTTCACGTGTCTGAAGAACGG GACCGCAGATGATGACCCCACAACCCAAAGAAAAGTCAAACTGCTGCTCGACAACATCAGCGAACTCAAGTCCAAGGCTGCGGAGagtgtggaggaggaggagaaa gcCTCTGCAACAGGAATAAAAGCGCTGCAGGAGAAACGGGCAGCTCTGGAGAAAGAAGTCGCACATCTCAAGCAAAAACTTGGCATTGAGATTAAG AATGAAATGACTTTAGCCAAAGCTTTTGAGAAAGCGAGAACGGAGAAGAAGAAACTTCAAGAAGAGCTGAACAAAAGTCAGACGGAGCTTCGCAAACTGAGAGAGAAACTGACGGAAATCGAGGCAGAGCTTCAGTCCACCAAACAGGA ACTGACTCAGatgaagacagaaagagaaagagctaAAGCGGAGATGAAAGACCTCCAGCAACAACTCTCCGAGATGCACGACGAGTTGGACCGCGCCAAGAAGACCGACGTGATAAATACGGAGAAAGAGGTTCTTCTTCAG GACTTGGCACAGATGCGTGTGGACTTTCAGGAGATGCTGCAGGtgaaagaggagcaggaggaggtgcTGCACCGTCGGGAGATGGAGCTGAGTGCCCTGAAGGGGGCGCTCAAAGAGGAGGTGGAGACTCATGATAAATACATTGCTGCTCTGAAGGAAGAATATGAACTGGAGCTCGAGAAGCTGCTGGTTCACTTGCAGCAAGCAAAGGAG AGCAACGCCTACTTGGGTCAGGAAGTGGCTcaggtggaggaggagaaaggtGCAGCTAAGGTGCAGCTGAAGGAACTGATCCAGGAGAGAAACAACCTGAAAGGAAAAGTCCGAGAGCTGAGCAACAAGGTGGAGCAACTGAATCAGGCCATCCAGGAGTTTAAAACCACGGAGAGGATGATGGAGCAGAGAACGAAGCAGCTGGAG AGGGAAAAGAACCAGGTGGAGGAAATGCTGGAGGATGTGAGGAAGAGCGAGGAAGAGCTGTGTCAGTCTAATCAGTCTCTGCTTTCCCGCTTGGAAGATGTGCAG AGTAAGCTGACCAAATTAAACCATGAGCACAAGGATTTAAAGGAAAAGCTCAAAGAAGAGAGGAAGCAAGTTGAAGAGCTGTGGAAAATGAAAGCAGAGCTGGAAGATGAGAGGAGGATGCAGGACAGGGCGATGGAGCAACTGCAGAGAAAG ATGAACACCATCATGGAGGAGTGCGAGGCGTCCACAGATGTGCTTCAGCACCAGGTCGACGAGGCCAGAGAGAGGAGTCAGAGGGAGCTGGCCGAGCTGCGCAGACAGCTGCAGGAAAAGGGAGCAGAGCTGGAGAAATCCAGACAGACAGCCAAAAAACTGCAGGAAGAG CTGCTTCCTCTGGAGGAGGATCTGCAGCGGTGTCACAGGGAGCAGCAGGAGGCCCAGCTGAGAGGCCGGCAGCTGGAGCAGCGggtggaggagctggagcagaAGAATGCAGCCGTGTTGGAGGACCGGGAGCGCCAGGCTAAACTCATGGAG gacCGAACCAGGCGGCTGGAGGAAGATCTTAACGATGAGCGCAGCGGTTCAGATCTCCTGATGGAGCGACTAGACAAAACTAAAGAACAG ATGGATCAGATGAGGAATGAACTGCTGCAGGAACGAGCTGCCAGGCAGGATGTGGAGTGTGACAAGATGAGCCTGGAGAGACAG AATAAAGACCTGAAGAGCAGGCTCAGTCATCTGGAAGGATCCCAGAGAACAAACCAGGACTCACTCGTCTCCAAACTTAACAGCCGAATCCaagagctggaggagaggcTGCAAGGAGAAGAGAG GGAAAACAACAACCTGCAACAGGTGAACCGCAAACTGGAGCGCAAAGTGAAGGAGATGAAAATACAGGCGGACGAGGAGCACATCAACCTGCAGACCCAGATGGACCAG CTGACTCAACGGTTGAAGACGGCGAAGAGGCAGATGGATGAGGCGGAGGAGGAGATTGAGAGTTTGGAGCACACTAAAAAGAAGCTGCAGAGGGACGTGGACGAGCAGATGGAGGCCAACGAGCAGCTTCACGGCCAGCTGAATACTCTGCGCAACGAGATGAG GCGGAAGAAGAAGTCTCCTCCCTTCATGAAGCTTGTGGAGGAAGATCTGAACGACACTGAtgattttggttctg
- the LOC102218566 gene encoding cingulin-like protein 1 isoform X1, which yields MESHRLSGSTEVQMQRGYVLQHRPAAAGSQENLFGVRVQVQGFKGQPYVVLNSSGQEIHKDVSVITHQAGYNPGVVRRSVDETQRRPNSSSGFNYQSQSEILRPYDPENNNQSLSRFRHASLSAEPTKPRIPLPAEGPADDPADLNQDLTSSSEGHNALLSPNAVDTDSIMSVGRLISQFNSSLQRGRGPRNRLDKEACRRSRSVDSSRTSSSSSSSPSASRASSLQGSRGETPAGIYPPGSARARLFGGESARTNRVEESKLSKGQQGKETVVLSKPPDERDVQVTPDLLKGQQELSADPPEEATKQILFTCLKNGTADDDPTTQRKVKLLLDNISELKSKAAESVEEEEKASATGIKALQEKRAALEKEVAHLKQKLGIEIKNEMTLAKAFEKARTEKKKLQEELNKSQTELRKLREKLTEIEAELQSTKQELTQMKTERERAKAEMKDLQQQLSEMHDELDRAKKTDVINTEKEVLLQDLAQMRVDFQEMLQVKEEQEEVLHRREMELSALKGALKEEVETHDKYIAALKEEYELELEKLLVHLQQAKESNAYLGQEVAQVEEEKGAAKVQLKELIQERNNLKGKVRELSNKVEQLNQAIQEFKTTERMMEQRTKQLEREKNQVEEMLEDVRKSEEELCQSNQSLLSRLEDVQSKLTKLNHEHKDLKEKLKEERKQVEELWKMKAELEDERRMQDRAMEQLQRKMNTIMEECEASTDVLQHQVDEARERSQRELAELRRQLQEKGAELEKSRQTAKKLQEELLPLEEDLQRCHREQQEAQLRGRQLEQRVEELEQKNAAVLEDRERQAKLMEDRTRRLEEDLNDERSGSDLLMERLDKTKEQMDQMRNELLQERAARQDVECDKMSLERQNKDLKSRLSHLEGSQRTNQDSLVSKLNSRIQELEERLQGEERENNNLQQVNRKLERKVKEMKIQADEEHINLQTQMDQLTQRLKTAKRQMDEAEEEIESLEHTKKKLQRDVDEQMEANEQLHGQLNTLRNEMRRKKKSPPFMKLVEEDLNDTDDFGSD from the exons ATGGAGTCTCACAGACTCAGCGGCTCCACGGAGGTCCAGATGCAGAGGGGCTACGTGCTGCAGCACCGACCTGCAGCAGCCGGCAGCCAGGAGAACCTGTTTGGAGTGAGAGTGCAGGTTCAGGGATTCAAAGGCCAGCCTTACGTGGTCCTGAACAGTTCTGGTCAGGAGATCCACAAGGACGTGTCTGTCATAACTCACCAGGCGGGTTACAACCCCGGGGTGGTGAGAAGGTCTGTGGATGAGACGCAGCGTAGGCCAAACTCTTCTTCTGGGTTTAATTATCAGAGTCAGTCTGAGATCCTGAGGCCGTACGACCCAGAAAATAACAACCAAAGCCTCTCCAGGTTCCGACACGCATCGCTTTCTGCTGAGCCCACCAAACCCAGGATCCCACTGCCTGCCGAAGGCCCTGCAGACGACCCGGCAGATCTCAACCAAGACCTCACATCCTCCTCAGAGGGACACAACGCTCTGCTGTCCCCAAACGCCGTGGACACCGACTCCATCATGTCTGTCGGCAGATTAATAAGCCAGTTCAACAGCAGCCTGCAGAGGGGACGAGGTCCGAGGAACAGGCTGGACAAAGAGGCGTGCCGGCGCTCCCGCAGCGTAGACAGCAGCCGCACctccagctcctcttcctcgtcgCCTTCAGCCAGCAGAGCGTCTTCCCTTCAGGGCAGCAGAGGAGAAACCCCAGCTGGGATTTATCCCCCTGGATCAGCCAGGGCGCGCCTCTTCGGCGGAGAATCCGCTCGGACAAACAGAGTTGAGGAGAGCAAGCTGAGCAAGGGACAGCAAGGGAAAGAGACGGTAGTGCTGTCCAAACCGCCGGACGAAAGAGACGTACAG GTTACTCCTGATCTTCTGAAAGGACAGCAAGAGCTCTCAGCAGATCCGCCTGAAGAAGCAACAAAGCAAATACTCTTCACGTGTCTGAAGAACGG GACCGCAGATGATGACCCCACAACCCAAAGAAAAGTCAAACTGCTGCTCGACAACATCAGCGAACTCAAGTCCAAGGCTGCGGAGagtgtggaggaggaggagaaa gcCTCTGCAACAGGAATAAAAGCGCTGCAGGAGAAACGGGCAGCTCTGGAGAAAGAAGTCGCACATCTCAAGCAAAAACTTGGCATTGAGATTAAG AATGAAATGACTTTAGCCAAAGCTTTTGAGAAAGCGAGAACGGAGAAGAAGAAACTTCAAGAAGAGCTGAACAAAAGTCAGACGGAGCTTCGCAAACTGAGAGAGAAACTGACGGAAATCGAGGCAGAGCTTCAGTCCACCAAACAGGA ACTGACTCAGatgaagacagaaagagaaagagctaAAGCGGAGATGAAAGACCTCCAGCAACAACTCTCCGAGATGCACGACGAGTTGGACCGCGCCAAGAAGACCGACGTGATAAATACGGAGAAAGAGGTTCTTCTTCAG GACTTGGCACAGATGCGTGTGGACTTTCAGGAGATGCTGCAGGtgaaagaggagcaggaggaggtgcTGCACCGTCGGGAGATGGAGCTGAGTGCCCTGAAGGGGGCGCTCAAAGAGGAGGTGGAGACTCATGATAAATACATTGCTGCTCTGAAGGAAGAATATGAACTGGAGCTCGAGAAGCTGCTGGTTCACTTGCAGCAAGCAAAGGAG AGCAACGCCTACTTGGGTCAGGAAGTGGCTcaggtggaggaggagaaaggtGCAGCTAAGGTGCAGCTGAAGGAACTGATCCAGGAGAGAAACAACCTGAAAGGAAAAGTCCGAGAGCTGAGCAACAAGGTGGAGCAACTGAATCAGGCCATCCAGGAGTTTAAAACCACGGAGAGGATGATGGAGCAGAGAACGAAGCAGCTGGAG AGGGAAAAGAACCAGGTGGAGGAAATGCTGGAGGATGTGAGGAAGAGCGAGGAAGAGCTGTGTCAGTCTAATCAGTCTCTGCTTTCCCGCTTGGAAGATGTGCAG AGTAAGCTGACCAAATTAAACCATGAGCACAAGGATTTAAAGGAAAAGCTCAAAGAAGAGAGGAAGCAAGTTGAAGAGCTGTGGAAAATGAAAGCAGAGCTGGAAGATGAGAGGAGGATGCAGGACAGGGCGATGGAGCAACTGCAGAGAAAG ATGAACACCATCATGGAGGAGTGCGAGGCGTCCACAGATGTGCTTCAGCACCAGGTCGACGAGGCCAGAGAGAGGAGTCAGAGGGAGCTGGCCGAGCTGCGCAGACAGCTGCAGGAAAAGGGAGCAGAGCTGGAGAAATCCAGACAGACAGCCAAAAAACTGCAGGAAGAG CTGCTTCCTCTGGAGGAGGATCTGCAGCGGTGTCACAGGGAGCAGCAGGAGGCCCAGCTGAGAGGCCGGCAGCTGGAGCAGCGggtggaggagctggagcagaAGAATGCAGCCGTGTTGGAGGACCGGGAGCGCCAGGCTAAACTCATGGAG gacCGAACCAGGCGGCTGGAGGAAGATCTTAACGATGAGCGCAGCGGTTCAGATCTCCTGATGGAGCGACTAGACAAAACTAAAGAACAG ATGGATCAGATGAGGAATGAACTGCTGCAGGAACGAGCTGCCAGGCAGGATGTGGAGTGTGACAAGATGAGCCTGGAGAGACAG AATAAAGACCTGAAGAGCAGGCTCAGTCATCTGGAAGGATCCCAGAGAACAAACCAGGACTCACTCGTCTCCAAACTTAACAGCCGAATCCaagagctggaggagaggcTGCAAGGAGAAGAGAG GGAAAACAACAACCTGCAACAGGTGAACCGCAAACTGGAGCGCAAAGTGAAGGAGATGAAAATACAGGCGGACGAGGAGCACATCAACCTGCAGACCCAGATGGACCAG CTGACTCAACGGTTGAAGACGGCGAAGAGGCAGATGGATGAGGCGGAGGAGGAGATTGAGAGTTTGGAGCACACTAAAAAGAAGCTGCAGAGGGACGTGGACGAGCAGATGGAGGCCAACGAGCAGCTTCACGGCCAGCTGAATACTCTGCGCAACGAGATGAG GCGGAAGAAGAAGTCTCCTCCCTTCATGAAGCTTGTGGAGGAAGATCTGAACGACACTGAtgattttggttctg